In Parus major isolate Abel unplaced genomic scaffold, Parus_major1.1 Scaffold512, whole genome shotgun sequence, the following are encoded in one genomic region:
- the CUNH19orf53 gene encoding leydig cell tumor 10 kDa protein homolog — MGVNSGGGTDTGPGGPGGSGRARGVPRSPVPAAGVATVATVTAPRCQRGPAVPGASGGDTDTRPGGVRKGSGVLGGPGGGGGLRGLLGGAPGCGERGAAAPRGAGGAPVCGSLQVLGGPDALPGGHSVSGSSGLAVRGSRGSLGDLRGSLGDLPGVSRGSPGGLPGISRGSPGPLSPAVPSSGRTIAPKKLRVVQQQKLKKRLEVGIRMRIERETVQRAQGGLPKKLALVTAPAPAKDKAKKGRG; from the exons ATGGGGGTAAACAGCGGCGGCGGCACCGACACGGGCCCGGGGGGCCCGGGGGGCTCGGGGAGGGCTCGAGGGGTGCCCCGATCCCCGGTCCCTGCTGCGGGGGTCGCGACAGTCGCGACGGTGACGGCCCCTCGCTGCCAGCGGGGCCCAGCTGTCCCCGGTGCCAGCGGTGGCGACACCGACACGAGGCCGGGAGGGGTCCGGAAGGGCTCGGGGGTCctggggggtcctggggg GGGCGGGGGGCTCCGGGGCTTGCTCGGGGGAGCCCCGGGGTGTGGAGAGAGAGGAGCCGCAGCACCGCGGGGTGCGGGAGGGGCTCCGGTTTGTGGTTCCCTACAAGTCCTGGGGGGTCCTGATGCCCTCCCTGGGGGACACTCGGTGTCGGGGAGCTCGGGGCTGGCAGTGCGGGGCTCCCGGGGGTCTCTCGGGGATCTCCGGGGATCTCTCGGGGATCTCCCTGGGGTCTCTCGGGGATCTCCCGGGGGTCTCCCGGGGATCTCCCGGGGGTCTCCCGGACCTCTCAGCCCAGCCGTGCCCTCCTCAGGCCGCACCATCGCCCCGAAGAAGCTCCGCGTGGTCCAAcagcagaagctgaagaag CGCCTGGAGGTCGGGATCCGGATGCGGATCGAGCGGGAGACGGTGCAGCGAGCGCAGGGCGGCCTCCCCAAAAAGCTGGCGCTGGTCACGGCGCCGGCCCCCGCCAAGGACAAAGCCAAGAAGGGCCGCGGCTGA
- the NANOS3 gene encoding nanos homolog 3: MSRPEPGGWEHWESTTVSGPTPPGTVAEPAPRHTWSPGDIRSIWSGEPHPEGRSAASGGAARAGPRPRATPEAPRSGDTRSLWYPTPRGPGSTGSTGSTGIPIPLPRAGPAGHFHMWRDYFGLAAMMTTRPPAPSSGPGPRSGPAPCAGPAPSSGPPPSTGPPPSTGPAPSSGPPPRSGSAPCAGPAPSTGPPPSTESAPSSGPVPSSRPAPTSRPAPCAGPAPSTGPAPRSGPPPSSRPAPCAGPAPSTGPPPRSGPAPSSRPAPRSGPAPSSGPAPSSGPAPPSELTLCSFCQHNGESPGVYRSHRLRDAQGRLQCPVLRSYVCPQCGATQDQAHTRRFCPRTHRGYTSVYSRPLRSSSARRRQKNSWM, translated from the coding sequence ATGTCCAGGCCCGAACCGGGaggctgggagcactgggagagcaCCACGGTGTCCGGCCCCACACCACCAGGAACAGTGGCCGAACCAGCCCCACGCCACACCTGGAGCCCCGGGGACATCAGGAGCATCTGGAGCGGGGAGCCACATCCCGAGGGGCGCTCTGCGGCGAGCGGcggtgctgccagagctggccCCCGTCCCCGAGCCACACCGGAGGCACCTCGCTCTGGAGACACGAGAAGCCTGTGGTATCCCACCCCACGCGgccctgggagcactgggagcactgggagcactgggatccCCATCCCGCTGCCTCGCGCGGGACCCGCGGGCCACTTCCACATGTGGCGGGACTACTTTGGGCTGGCGGCCATGATGACCACGCGTCCCCCGGCTCCGAGCTCCGGACCGGGTCCGCGCTCCGGACCGGCTCCATGTGCAGGACCGGCTCCGAGCTCCGGACCGCCTCCGAGCACCGGACCGCCTCCGAGTACCGGACCGGCTCCGAGCTCCGGACCGCCTCCGCGCTCCGGGTCGGCTCCATGTGCAGGACCGGCTCCGAGCACCGGACCGCCTCCGAGCACCGAATCGGCTCCGAGCTCCGGACCGGTTCCGAGCTCCAGACCTGCTCCGACTTCCAGACCGGCTCCATGTGCAGGACCGGCTCCGAGTACCGGACCGGCTCCGCGCTCCGGGCCACCTCCGAGTTCCAGACCGGCTCCATGTGCAGGACCGGCTCCGAGTACCGGACCGCCTCCGCGCTCCGGTCCAGCTCCGAGCTCCAGACCGGCTCCGCGCTCCGGTCCAGCTCCGAGTTCCGGGCCGGCTCCGAGCTCCGGTCCGGCCCCACCTTCTGAGCTGACTTTGTGCTCGTTCTGCCAGCACAACGGGGAGTCCCCGGGCGTGTACCGGAGCCACAGGCTGCGGGACGCGCAGGGCCGCCTGCAGTGCCCGGTGCTCCGCAGCTACGTCTGCCCGCAGTGCGGGGCCACGCAGGACCAGGCCCACACCCGTCGCTTCTGTCCCCGCACACACCGAGGCTACACCTCCGTCTACTCCCGCCCGCTGCGCTCCAGCAGCgccaggaggaggcagaagaaCAGCTGGATGTAG